The Halococcus hamelinensis 100A6 nucleotide sequence GGCCGACCCGTGACCGCGGCGCTGGTGAACGACACCCCAGTGATCGGATTGCCGGGCAAGCCCATCGCGGCCCACACCGCCGCGGTGCTCGTCGTCCGAGCGCTGTTCGTCGGCAGGGCGGCGATTCCGACGACGACGGTCGAGCTCGCCCGCCGCGTCGCGGTCCCCGACGACGGGATCGAGTACGCCGTTCCGGTGGTCGTCGAAGCCGGAAACGAGGGGCGGGAAGCGATGCCGCTCGGGCACGTCGATTCGTCGCTGCCGCTCTACGAGGAGCGGTTCGCGCCGGGGCTCGTCGCCGCGAGCACGCGCGCCACGCTCGCCGACGGCTTCGTGCTCACCGACGCGTCGCTCGAATCCGGCGAAACTACCGAGGTCGTCCCGTATCCGGTGGTCGAATGAGTGGCGGCGACCTCCGTCGGCTCTCGCCGGCCGCAGTGCGGGACGCGCTCGATGCGGAGCGGTCCACGGATCCGACGGTGGTCGGGGTGCTCCTCGCCGCGGGCACCAGCAGCCGGTTCGGCGTGGCGAACAAGCTCCTCGCCGAGGTCGACGGCGAGCCGCTGGTCCGCCGCGCGGCCCGCACCCTCCGCAACGCCCGGCTCTCGAACCTGATCGCGGTGCTCGGCTGCGACGCGGCGGCGGTTCGCGACGCGCTCGCCGGGGCCGACGTCGCTGGCGACAACGCCGATTCCACGAATTTCCGATCCGTCACGAACCCCGACTACGAACGCGGGCTCTCGACGTCGGTTCGGGCGGGCGTGGATGCAGCGGCCGAGGCCGGGGCGAACGCGGTCGTGTTCCTCCCGGGGGACATGCCGGGAGTCGACCCCGTTACCGTGAACCTGCTCGTCGACGCCTATCGGGCGGACCTCGCGGACGCGCTCGCGGCGAGCTACGATGGCCGCCGCGGGAATCCCGTACTCTTCGACGAGCGGCACTTCCCGGCGCTCCGCGCGGTCCGCGGCGACGTGGGTGGGAAACCAGTGCTCCTCGACGCCGACCGTGGAGCGGTCGTCGAAACCGACGACCGGGGCGTCCGGACCGATATCGACACCCGCGACGACCTCGACGGCCGCGGCTGAGGGATCGATGGCCGAACGAAAACTTCTCAGAGGTGTCCTTTCCGGTGGCCGTCAGTGGCCGAGCACGGTCGGTCCACGCGCCGGATAGCCGACGAGGACGTCGACGCCGGCCGCCCGGAGTTCGTCGACCCGCTCGTCGATCGTCTCGGGTGGGCCCGCGAGCGCGAACCCCTCGATCGCCGAGAGCAACACCGAGCGCGACCGGCCGGCGGCCGTCGCGTCGGTCGCGGTGCCGTCGGCGGCGGCCCCCGTCGCGTCGGTCGCGGTATCGAGCGACGCCGCGACCGAGCCCCGGCGGGAGACGTAGCCACCGAGCGCGTCGAGGAGGACGTCCTCGTCCTCGCTGAAGACGACCGGCGCGTAGACGGCTATCTCGCCCTCGAAACCCGCCGCGCGGAGCGCCCGTACCTCGCGGAGGGTCGTCGGTTCGAGGAGTTCGAACTGGGTCCCGCCCGCCGCGAGCGCGATCCGCTCGACGCCCTCCGTGCCGACCCACGCACCCGGCGAGCGCTCGCGAGCCGCGCCGAGTCGTGGAGCGATGGCACGGCTCCGTTCGTTCGCCGAGAGGTACGCCGGGTTGCCGGCGACGACCACGCGGCCGACGTTCGGGGGGAGGCGCGCCACGAGGCGGTCGTCGCCCAGCGGGTCGAAGCCGTCGGCACGGACCGGCGTCGTGACCCGGAGGTCGGTCCCCCGCGCGAGGTCGGCGAGCCGCTCCGAACTCGGGACCCGTTCGCGACCCTCGTAGTCGACGACCGCCGTCTCGACCCCGTCGAGGCTGACCCGGTCGAGGTCGACCTCGGTCGGTTTGAGCGCGACCCCGTCGAAGCCGGCCATCGAGAAGGTGGCGATGCCGGTCACCGCGGCTCACCACCGAAGCGACTGGAGAACGGACGGCGGTCGGGACGGCTATCGCGGAACACGATCCATCGTCTGTGCGACCATGGTCCCACGAGTCGGTGCCGGACCTAAACTCCGTCGATGACCCTCGGCCGGCGGAACCTGTTGGCCGACAACGAAATCGATCGTGATAGAAAATCGGATAAAATGGGTCCGTGTGAGGGTGTAGCTCGGCATTTCCCCAAGTTTTCATCCATATTTGTACAGTATATACGAATCATACTGAAACGCCTTTACGTCGCGATCGGGTAGGAAGGGTGTTGCCATCCGTTCCAAACCCTATCCGGTTTCTCGTTTCGTCCGTCGGTTTCGTGCTGTCCTGGCTCGGGATAATCGACCGGCAGCGTGCGCGCCGGACCACTGACCTCGCGTGGCCACGTATCGTCACCGGCATCGCCAGGATGTCGAAGAACGCCGTCGACGTCGCGATGGTCGGCATCGCGGTCGGCTCCGCGGGCATCGCGGGCGTCGGCTTCGCCGGCCCGTTCTGGGGGCTCGGCTTCGCCATCGGCGGCGGGATCGCCGCGGGCACGATCGCGCTCGTCTCCCAGCGCTACGGCGCGGGTGAGCACGACGGGATCGGCCAGACGGTCCGGTCGAGCACCGCCGTCGTCGTCGGTCTCACCCTGCCGGTCACCGCGATGTTCTGGGTGCTCGCACCCGACCTCGTCGGGCTCATGACCAGCGACCCGCGAGCCGCCGAACTCGGTGCGTCGTATCTCCAGGTGGTCTCGCTCGGTATGCCGTTCGCGGCGCTCAACCTCATCGGCAGTCGGGTCTTCATCGGTTTCAACGACGCCCGCACGCCGATGATCCTCCGGTCGGCGGGGGCGGTCGCCAACGGCCTCATCAACGCGGCGCTGATCTTCGGGCTCGGGATGGGCGTCGTCGGCGCGGCCATCGGCACCGTGCTCTCGAACGCGGTCGTCTGCAGCGTGTTCGCGACCGGGCTCGTCGCGGGCCGGTTCCCCGGCATCGGCGAGTTCCCCGTCCGGATCGACCCCCTGGGGTCGTACGTCGACCGCGAGTTCGTCTCGCAGCTCGTCGAGATCGGCACCCCAGTGATGGGTCGCAACCTCGTCTGGACCGTCGCGGAGTTCCCGATGCTCGCGATCGTCGGGCTGTTCGGCACCGAGGTGGTCGCCGCCTACGTCATCGCCAGACGGATCTGGGGGCTGATGAACACGCCCGGCTGGGGCTTCGGGCTCGCTTCGTCGAGCCTCGTCGGCCAGGAACTCGGGCGCGACCACGAGGAGACCGCCGAGGCCTACGGCTTCGAGATCGTCAAGTTCGCGGTCGGCGTCTACCTGCTCTCGGCGGCCGTGGTGTTCGTCCTCTCGGAGCCGATCGTCCGGGCGTTCGTCGATAGCC carries:
- a CDS encoding nucleotidyltransferase family protein codes for the protein MSGGDLRRLSPAAVRDALDAERSTDPTVVGVLLAAGTSSRFGVANKLLAEVDGEPLVRRAARTLRNARLSNLIAVLGCDAAAVRDALAGADVAGDNADSTNFRSVTNPDYERGLSTSVRAGVDAAAEAGANAVVFLPGDMPGVDPVTVNLLVDAYRADLADALAASYDGRRGNPVLFDERHFPALRAVRGDVGGKPVLLDADRGAVVETDDRGVRTDIDTRDDLDGRG
- a CDS encoding DUF7388 family protein, with the translated sequence MAGFDGVALKPTEVDLDRVSLDGVETAVVDYEGRERVPSSERLADLARGTDLRVTTPVRADGFDPLGDDRLVARLPPNVGRVVVAGNPAYLSANERSRAIAPRLGAARERSPGAWVGTEGVERIALAAGGTQFELLEPTTLREVRALRAAGFEGEIAVYAPVVFSEDEDVLLDALGGYVSRRGSVAASLDTATDATGAAADGTATDATAAGRSRSVLLSAIEGFALAGPPETIDERVDELRAAGVDVLVGYPARGPTVLGH
- a CDS encoding MATE family efflux transporter, coding for MRFLVSSVGFVLSWLGIIDRQRARRTTDLAWPRIVTGIARMSKNAVDVAMVGIAVGSAGIAGVGFAGPFWGLGFAIGGGIAAGTIALVSQRYGAGEHDGIGQTVRSSTAVVVGLTLPVTAMFWVLAPDLVGLMTSDPRAAELGASYLQVVSLGMPFAALNLIGSRVFIGFNDARTPMILRSAGAVANGLINAALIFGLGMGVVGAAIGTVLSNAVVCSVFATGLVAGRFPGIGEFPVRIDPLGSYVDREFVSQLVEIGTPVMGRNLVWTVAEFPMLAIVGLFGTEVVAAYVIARRIWGLMNTPGWGFGLASSSLVGQELGRDHEETAEAYGFEIVKFAVGVYLLSAAVVFVLSEPIVRAFVDSPTDPAIPVAVSMVSAACIAIVFQGVTGGAAGPLDASGDTRWPFASQAIGTFCVAIPIAYLGATTPLGVWGIYLSFAAETTVPAVLNYYRLATGEWKRVSRSYRPGASPADD